In Pseudoliparis swirei isolate HS2019 ecotype Mariana Trench chromosome 11, NWPU_hadal_v1, whole genome shotgun sequence, a genomic segment contains:
- the LOC130201602 gene encoding zinc finger and SCAN domain-containing protein 5B-like: protein MSKAQMLRGLVNQRLTAAAQEICGLFEGTIAEYEEELCSLKEENERHRKLLHAVFNPEVRLQRADVQQLLVVKEEVPSEQQVWSFSLDQVHPEPPLVKEDQEDPEPPHIKEEQEDPEPPHIKEEQDDPEPPHIKEEQEELWTSQEGEQLQGLEEAGLKFSFTPVKSEAEEETQSSQLHQRRTEPMEIEADGDDCGGPEPARNPDPDRPPDPDEETGDSSEPDTDDSVDWKKTREPQAGLNSLSNDDVSVSDSKCSSREKPFSCSICKTSFAHTSNLKRHMLTHTGEKPFSCSVCKRCFRERRTLKTHMLTHTGEKPFTCSVCKTSFAQRGTLKSHMLTHTGEKPFSCSVCKRCFTGRGTKDTC, encoded by the exons atgtctaaagcccaaatgctgagaggtttagtcaaccagcgactcactgcggctgcgcaggagatctgcgggctgtttgaaggaacgatcgcagagtacgaggaggaactgtgtagtttaaaagaggagaacgagcggcacaggaagctgctgcacgccgtgttcaacccggaagtccggttgcaacgagcag acgtccagcagctgttggtggttaaagaagaggttccttctgagcagcaggtctggagcttcagtctggaccaggtgcatccagagcccccactagttaaagaggaccaggaggacccagagcctccccacattaaagaggaacaggaggacccagagcccccccacattaaagaggaacaggacgacccagagcccccccacattaaagaggaacaggaggaactctggaccagtcaggagggagagcagcttcaagggctggaggaggctggtctcaagttctcattcactcctgtgaagagtgaagctgaagaggaaactcagtcctctcagcttcatcaaagacgaactgaaccgatggaaatagaagctgatggagatgattgtggaggaccagaaccagccaggaacccagatccagatagacctccagatcctgatgaggagactggagactcttctgaaccagatactgatgactctgttgattggaaaaagaccagagaacctcaagCAGGTTTAAACTCTCTGAGTAATGATGACGTTTctgtcagtgattcaaaatgtagttctcgtgaaaaacctttcagctgctcaatctgtaaaacatcttttgcgcATACCAGTAATTTAaaaagacacatgttaactcacacaggagagaaaccgttcagctgctcagtctgtaaaagatgttttcgAGAGAGAAGAACTCTAAAgactcacatgttaactcacacaggagagaaaccgttcacctgctcagtctgtaaaacatcttttgcacagagaggaactttaaagagtcacatgttaactcacacaggagagaaacctttcagctgctcagtctgtaaaagatgttttacaggcAGAGGAACTAAAGACACATGTTaa